The region TTGATGTCGGCCTGGGCCGATGCCGCAAACAGGGCCGCGGTGGACGCCAGGGCCAACAGGGTTTTCTTGATCTGATTCATCGTCTTTGTCTCCATTGATTTATGTGTCAAACAACCATGCCGGATAGGCCCGACCGAACCATCTTGCTGCATCAATCCTTCACGGGGCTTGCTGCCGGGGCGCTGACCGCCCCGAGGCCGCCGAAGAACAAATCCGCCACCATCGGCGCCATGTCCTCATAGCTCAAATCACCATCGGGCTTGAGCCAGGTGAAGGTCCAGTTGATCATGCCAAACAGCAGCATGGTCAGCGGCTTGTGCAATTTCTCTTGCTTCAACTCGGGCCGCACCGCGGCCACTGCCTCGGCAAAGGCATTGACCACCTCGCGCTCGACCTTGAGCAAGCGCTGCTGATCCTCTTCGCTCAAGAACTTCACATCCTCGGTCAGCACCCGGTGCTGGTTCTGCGCCTGGCCGTAGCTCTGCACAAAGCGCGCGATCAGGGCGCGCAAATGGGGCTCGCCCGCCAACTGGAGCGCCTGCACATCCTTGACCAATTCGGCCAGACCCAGCACATGGGTTTCGCAGATCTGGGCCAGCAACTCCTGCTTGTCCTTGACGTAGTGGTAAAGCGTGGGCTTGGACACCTCACAGGCTTCGGCCACCGCGTTCATGGACGTGCCGGCATAGCCCTTGTGGGCAAACAGCCGCGCCGCCGCGTCGAGGATTTCCTCGCGCTGGTTCTCAAATCCGGGAGCACGTCCTCTGGCCATGGGGTCCTTTTACTTTGACAAAGCGCTGATTGTCAGCGCTCGTCGAAGGAAATCACGACCTTGGGTGTCAAAGCATGGGCTTGGCAGCTGAGGATGAAGCCGGCCGCCACCTCGTGCTTGTCCAGCGCAAAGTTCTTGTCCATGCGCACCTCACCTTCCAGCACCTTGCAGCGGCAGGTCGAGCAGACGCCGCTCTTGCAAGAAAAAGGCACGTCCATGCCGGCGCGAGCCGCGGCGTCGAGGATGCTGGCGTCTTGCTTGCCGAACTCGATCTCGCGGCTGATGCCGTCGCGGATCACGGTGACTTTGGCCGCGTCCACATCGCCGGCCAGCACCACATGGGGCGCGGGCTTGCCGGTCTGCATTTCCACGGTGCCGAAGCGCTCCACATGGATGCGCTCCTCCGGCACGCCGGCCTCACGCAAGGCAGCCTCGGCCTCGTCATTCATTTGGTAGGGGCCGCAGATGAAGGCCTGGTCGATCCCCGCGGCCGGCACCAGGGCGCTCAAATGCTCGGCAATCTTGGCGCGATTCATCACGCCGGCCATCAACGGCGCGTCCACCACCTCGTCGCTGAACACATGGTGCAGGCTGAGCCGGGTGAGGTATTGGTTCTTCAGGTCTTCCAGCTCTTCCTTGAACATGGTGGAGGCCTGGCGGCGATTGCCGTAGATCAGCGTGAAGCGGCTGGCCGGCTCCTTGGCCAGCACCGTCTTCATGATGGACAGAATCGGGGTGATGCCCGAGCCGCCGGCAATGCCCACGTAATGGCGCGCGCTGTTTGGCTCAATCGGCACAAAGAAGCGGCCTTGCGGCGGGTAGACCTGGATCACATCACCGGCCTTGAGCTCGCGATTGACCCAGTTGGAAAAACGCCCGCCCTGCACCTTGCGCACACCCACGCGCAGCTCGCCATCGTCCACCCCGGCGCAGATGGAGTAGCTGCGGCGCAGGTCCTCGCCACCCACGTCTTGACGCAGGGTCAGGTATTGCCCCTGGGTGAATTTAAAGGCCTCGGCCAACTCGGGCGCCAGGTCGAAAGAGACGATCACGGCTTCCTCGGTGTCGGGCGTGACGGCGCGCACCTTGAGGGGATGAAAATGAAGACTCATGGTGAAGTGCTTCCTCTGCAATCAAATCGGTTTGAAATACTCGAAGGGCTCTCGGCAACTCAGGCAGCGGTACAGCGCCTTGCAAGCCGTGGAGCCAAAGGCCGAGAGCTTCTCGGTTTGCGCCGAGCCGCAGCGCGGGCAGGCCAGCTGGGTCAGCGCGGCGCGATGCACCAGGCGGATGGGCTGGGGCTGGTCCGACAAGACGCGGCCAGGCGGCGCAATGCCGTAGGCCAGCAGCTTGGCGCGCCCGGCCTCGCTGATCCAGTCGGTGGTCCAGGCCGGCGCGCGCTGCAAGATCACCTCCACCTCACCGAAGCGGGCCAGCGCGGCGCGCACATCGTCTTGAATCAGCTCGGTGGCCGGGCAACCGCTGTAGGTGGGCGTGAGCACCACTTGCAGGCCGGCAGCCGTCTCACGCAGGTCACGCACGATGCCCAGCTCGAACAGCGAGATCACCGGCACTTCCGGGTCGGGAATCTGCTTGAGCACTTCCCAAGCGGCTTCCAGACGACCGCAGCCAAGCTCCTTGACCTCGGTGGGGCTCATGATCACCACTTGCCGCCAGGGAAGGCGCGTTGCAGATACTGCATCTCTGCCAGCAGATGGCCCATGTGCTCGCTGTGAATGCCCAGGTGCCCGGTCGGCACATAGGCGCTGTCCTTGGGGTGGCTGAGCTGGGCATCGGCCAGCACCTCGGCCACTTGCGCCTGCCACTGCGGCTTGAGCGTGGACCAAGCCGGGCCCAGGCCTTGCGCCACTGCGGCGGCGCTGACCGCATCGTCAGCGAACAGCTCGTTGAAATAGGGCCACAGCAGGGCCAAGGCGGCTTGGGCTTTGGCGGCGGACTCGGCCGTACCATCACCCAGGCGCACCACCCAGTCAGCCGCATGCTGCTGGTGATAACTGGCTTCCTTGACGGCCTTGGCGGCAATGGCGGCCACCTCGGCGTCGCTGGACTTTTCCAGCCCTTGCCACAGCAGCAGCAGCCAGGTGGCCACGCCAAAATTGCGCACCTGCGTGAGCGCAAAGTCACCGGGCCGGCTATTGCCGCTGGCGCTATTGGGCAACTCCATCAGCACCGGGTTGAGGTATTGGCGCTCGTCGCGCAAGAACGCGAGCTGGTCTTCGTCATGGCCTTGGCCGTCGAGCTGGCCGGCGCGGGTCAAGAGTCCACGCGCCTGACCCACCAGGTCCAGCGCCATATTGGTCAGCGCCAGGTCTTCCTCGAGGATGGGCGCATGACCGCACCACTCGCCCAAGCGCTGGGAAAGAATCAAGCAGGCATCCGCGATGCGGAGCAGGTAGTGAACGTCGGCCTTGTTGCCGACTTGGATGGAGGCGATTGACATGGCGGGCGCCCTCACATGTGGTTCACGGACTCAGGGAGTTCGTAGAACGTGGGGTGGCGGTAAACCTTGTCTTCCATCGGATCGAAGTACATGCCCTTCTCGCCCGGGTCAGAGGCAACGATGTGCTTGGACAAGACCACCCAGATGCTGGTGCCTTCTTGGCGGCGGGTATAGACCTCGCGGGCCATCTGCACCGCCATCTTGGCGTCGGCCGCGTGCAGGCTGCCGCAGTGCTTGTGGTCCAGGCCGGCCTTGCTGCGCACGAACACCTCCCACAAAGGCCATTCGTTTTGGGTGCTGGGCTGGGGCTTTTGGGCTTCGCTCATGATGCTAATTCCTTGATCTTGTTGCTAGGCAAAAGGCTCAGGCGGCCTTGGCTTTGAGTGACTGTTTCTTCGCATGGGCCAGGGCCGCCTCACGCACCCAGGCGCCTTCGTCCCAGGCTTTGACGCGGGCGGCCAGGCGCTCGCGGTTGCAGGGGCCGTCGCCGCCCACCACGCGCCAGAACTCGGCCCAGTCGATGGCGCCGAAGTCGTAGTGCTCGGTCTGGGCGTTCCATTTCAGGTCGGGGTCCGGCACGGTGATGCCTAGGACCTCGGCCTGCGGGATGGTGGCGTCCACAAACTTCTGGCGCAGATCGTCATTGCTGATGCGCTTGATGCCCCAGCGCATGCTTTGCTCGGAGTTGGGCGAATCTTTGTCTGCCGGGCCGAACATCATCAGCGAGGGCCACCACCAGCGGTTCACTGCGTCTTGCACCATGGCTTTTTGTTCGGCCGTGCCTTCACGCATCATCACCAGCAAGGACTCATAGCCTTGGCGCTGGTGAAAGCTTTCCTCGCGGCAGACGCGGATCATGGCGCGGGCGTAGGGCGCGAAAGAGCAGCGGCACAGCGGCACCTGGTTCATGATGGCCGCGCCGTCCACCAGCCAGCCAACCACGCCGATATCGGCCCAGGTCAGCGTCGGGTAGTTGAAGATGGAGCTGTACTTGGCTTTGCCCGAATGCAGGGCCGCCAACATCTGATCGCGGCTGGTGCCCAGGGTTTCGGCTGCGGAATAGAGGTAGAGGCCGTGGCCGCCTTCGTCCTGCACCTTGGCCAGCAAAATCGCCTTGCGCTTCAGGGTGGGCGCGCGGGTGATCCAGTTGCCCTCGGGCAGCATGCCGACGATCTCGGAATGCGCATGCTGGCTGATCTGGCGCACCAAGGTCTTGCGGTAATGCTCGGGCATCCAATCTTTGGCTTCGATGAAATCACCGGCATCAATCCGGGCTTCGAACGCGGCCTCCTTTTGGGCTTCTTCCGCGCTCTTGACCTTGGCGGCCACATCTTGTGGGCCGACGCTCATGGCTTGGGTGTACATGCTTGCTCCTGAAAAACAATCAACTCAAACAGACTTGGGTCGCTGGTCAACCACCCGCCTGGCCTTGCCGACCAGGGTGCGCTCGATCGAATCGGGCGCGCCGATAGCCACTTTGGTGGACACGCCCACCAGGGTCTTGATGCGGTGCTGCAGCGACTTGGCAATCGCCCCCACATCGGCCTGGCCCACGGCGGCCATTTGCAGCTCGCAGCGCACTTCCACCGCGTCCAACAAGCCATCGCGGCTGACCACGATCTGGTACTGGCCCGAGAGTTGCGGCTCCTGCAGCACCAACTCTTCGATCTGCGTCGGGAACATATTGACGCCGCGGATGATCAGCATGTCGTCGCTGCGGCCAACGATCTTGCCCATGCGGCGCATGGCGCGAGACGTGGGCGGCAGCAAGCGGGTCAGGTCGCGGGTGCGGTAGCGGATGATGGGCAGGGCTTCCTTGCTCAGCGAGGTGAACACCAGCTCGCCCTCCGAGCCGTCGGGCAGCACTGCCCCGGTTTCGGGGTCGATGATCTCGGGGTAGAAATGGTCTTCCCAGATCACCGGGCCGTCCTTGCTTTCCACGCATTCGCTGGCAACACCTGGCCCCATCACCTCGGACAAGCCGTAGATGTCCACCGCGTCGATGCCGGCCTTAGCCTCGATCTCGCGGCGCATGGCCTCGGTCCAGGGCTCGGCACCGAAGATGCCAATCTTCAGGCTTGAGGCCTCGGCCTCCAGGCCCTGACGAGCGAATTCCTCGATGATCACCTGCATATAGCTGGGCGTGACCATGATGATCTTGGGCTTGAAGTCCTGGATCAGCTGCACCTGCTTTTCGGTCT is a window of Paucibacter sp. KCTC 42545 DNA encoding:
- the paaK gene encoding phenylacetate--CoA ligase PaaK, whose protein sequence is MSARIPAPGELDPIETASRDELQALQLQRLRWSLAHAYDNVPHYKAAFDAAGVHPSDLKTLADLSRFPFTTKHDLRDNYPFGLFAVPQNQVARIHASSGTTGKPTVVGYTAKDIDTWAGLVARSIRAAGGRAGDIIHIAYGYGLFTGGLGAHYGAERLGCTVIPMSGGQTEKQVQLIQDFKPKIIMVTPSYMQVIIEEFARQGLEAEASSLKIGIFGAEPWTEAMRREIEAKAGIDAVDIYGLSEVMGPGVASECVESKDGPVIWEDHFYPEIIDPETGAVLPDGSEGELVFTSLSKEALPIIRYRTRDLTRLLPPTSRAMRRMGKIVGRSDDMLIIRGVNMFPTQIEELVLQEPQLSGQYQIVVSRDGLLDAVEVRCELQMAAVGQADVGAIAKSLQHRIKTLVGVSTKVAIGAPDSIERTLVGKARRVVDQRPKSV
- the paaD gene encoding 1,2-phenylacetyl-CoA epoxidase subunit PaaD → MSPTEVKELGCGRLEAAWEVLKQIPDPEVPVISLFELGIVRDLRETAAGLQVVLTPTYSGCPATELIQDDVRAALARFGEVEVILQRAPAWTTDWISEAGRAKLLAYGIAPPGRVLSDQPQPIRLVHRAALTQLACPRCGSAQTEKLSAFGSTACKALYRCLSCREPFEYFKPI
- a CDS encoding TetR/AcrR family transcriptional regulator translates to MARGRAPGFENQREEILDAAARLFAHKGYAGTSMNAVAEACEVSKPTLYHYVKDKQELLAQICETHVLGLAELVKDVQALQLAGEPHLRALIARFVQSYGQAQNQHRVLTEDVKFLSEEDQQRLLKVEREVVNAFAEAVAAVRPELKQEKLHKPLTMLLFGMINWTFTWLKPDGDLSYEDMAPMVADLFFGGLGAVSAPAASPVKD
- the paaA gene encoding 1,2-phenylacetyl-CoA epoxidase subunit PaaA, yielding MYTQAMSVGPQDVAAKVKSAEEAQKEAAFEARIDAGDFIEAKDWMPEHYRKTLVRQISQHAHSEIVGMLPEGNWITRAPTLKRKAILLAKVQDEGGHGLYLYSAAETLGTSRDQMLAALHSGKAKYSSIFNYPTLTWADIGVVGWLVDGAAIMNQVPLCRCSFAPYARAMIRVCREESFHQRQGYESLLVMMREGTAEQKAMVQDAVNRWWWPSLMMFGPADKDSPNSEQSMRWGIKRISNDDLRQKFVDATIPQAEVLGITVPDPDLKWNAQTEHYDFGAIDWAEFWRVVGGDGPCNRERLAARVKAWDEGAWVREAALAHAKKQSLKAKAA
- the paaB gene encoding 1,2-phenylacetyl-CoA epoxidase subunit PaaB → MSEAQKPQPSTQNEWPLWEVFVRSKAGLDHKHCGSLHAADAKMAVQMAREVYTRRQEGTSIWVVLSKHIVASDPGEKGMYFDPMEDKVYRHPTFYELPESVNHM
- the paaE gene encoding 1,2-phenylacetyl-CoA epoxidase subunit PaaE, which encodes MSLHFHPLKVRAVTPDTEEAVIVSFDLAPELAEAFKFTQGQYLTLRQDVGGEDLRRSYSICAGVDDGELRVGVRKVQGGRFSNWVNRELKAGDVIQVYPPQGRFFVPIEPNSARHYVGIAGGSGITPILSIMKTVLAKEPASRFTLIYGNRRQASTMFKEELEDLKNQYLTRLSLHHVFSDEVVDAPLMAGVMNRAKIAEHLSALVPAAGIDQAFICGPYQMNDEAEAALREAGVPEERIHVERFGTVEMQTGKPAPHVVLAGDVDAAKVTVIRDGISREIEFGKQDASILDAAARAGMDVPFSCKSGVCSTCRCKVLEGEVRMDKNFALDKHEVAAGFILSCQAHALTPKVVISFDER
- the paaC gene encoding 1,2-phenylacetyl-CoA epoxidase subunit PaaC, whose amino-acid sequence is MSIASIQVGNKADVHYLLRIADACLILSQRLGEWCGHAPILEEDLALTNMALDLVGQARGLLTRAGQLDGQGHDEDQLAFLRDERQYLNPVLMELPNSASGNSRPGDFALTQVRNFGVATWLLLLWQGLEKSSDAEVAAIAAKAVKEASYHQQHAADWVVRLGDGTAESAAKAQAALALLWPYFNELFADDAVSAAAVAQGLGPAWSTLKPQWQAQVAEVLADAQLSHPKDSAYVPTGHLGIHSEHMGHLLAEMQYLQRAFPGGKW